In Streptomyces sp. SN-593, a single genomic region encodes these proteins:
- a CDS encoding DUF3046 domain-containing protein, which translates to MRLTMFWERMRAQFGETYADSFARDHVMSELGGRTVVQALEDGWEAKDVWRAVCVAMDVPATRR; encoded by the coding sequence ATGCGGCTGACGATGTTCTGGGAGCGGATGCGCGCGCAGTTCGGCGAGACCTACGCCGACTCCTTCGCGCGCGACCACGTGATGTCCGAACTGGGCGGCCGTACGGTCGTCCAGGCGCTGGAGGACGGCTGGGAGGCGAAGGACGTCTGGCGGGCGGTCTGCGTGGCCATGGACGTGCCCGCCACGCGGCGCTGA